One Hyphomonadaceae bacterium BL14 genomic window, AGGCGTGCCAGCGAATGGCGCACAGAACGCAGTTCCAGATCATCGCACAGCGCGTCCTCACCGGCGTCATCCCCCAGCGCATCGCGCGCTTCAATGCAGGCCGGCTGCAGCGGATCGAGCCAGCGCTCGATGAATTGCGTGCCGCAGGCCGATCCGGTCGCCGCCGCTTTCACGCCGCTGCACAGCCGGTGCCCCAACACGACGATATGATCCACCTGAAGCGACTTCACGGCGAACTCCAGTGCTGCAGAGACGCCGTGATGGGCCCCATCGGGCTCGTAGGGCGGGACCAGATTGGCCACGTTGCGCACGATGAACAGCTCGCCGGGGCCGGCATTAAAGATGGCGGCCGGATCGACCCGGCTGTCGGCGCAGCCGATCACCAGCGCCTTCGGGGACTGACCCATGGAGAGCCGCCGCCACAGGCGCTGCTTGTTTTCGAAATGCTCCGCACGAAACTGCGCGTAACCGTCTCTGAGCTGGCCGGGTATCAAACGCCCCTACCCCTTCCAGGAATTGACATAGTCGGGATTTTCCACCCGTGCGGCATCGGCACCGACATTGAGCGGATCGCGGGTGTCGAT contains:
- a CDS encoding carbonic anhydrase; the encoded protein is MGQSPKALVIGCADSRVDPAAIFNAGPGELFIVRNVANLVPPYEPDGAHHGVSAALEFAVKSLQVDHIVVLGHRLCSGVKAAATGSACGTQFIERWLDPLQPACIEARDALGDDAGEDALCDDLELRSVRHSLARLIGFPFVAEAVEHGRLCLHGARFGIADGVLEWMDEDSVFRPVSFDDADALRAEEIP